In Achromobacter pestifer, the DNA window CCTACTTCAAACAGCTGTGGGACGAGCTCGATGTCCACGTGGAGGGTTGACCCATGAACGCGCCCGTCGCCAACACCGTTCCGCTGCGCGCCGTGCGCGCACCCAGCGAGAAGTACTTGAACTACCTGCGGCGCGACCGCGCGCGCCGCAGGCACATCCGCATCGCGCAAGCCCTGCTGTTGGTGGTCTTTCTGTGCGCCTGGGAAATCCTGCCGCGCATGCACATCCTCAACCCGCTCTTGACCAGCTATCCCAGCGCGCTGTGGCCGACCTTCATCGAACTCTGGAACAACGGCAACCTGGGCAAGCACATCATGACCACGCTGAGCGCCACGCTGGTGGGCTTCGGCCTGAGCATGGCGATCGGCATCGTGGTGGCCGCCGCGCTATGGTGGTCCGACTTCCTCTACAAGGTGCTGGACCCCTTCCTGGTGGTGGCCAACGCCATGCCCAAGATCGCCTTCGTGCCGATCTTCTATCTGTGGCTGGGTTCGGATTACGCGGTGTACGGCATGGCCGTGGCGATCGCGGTGTTCGTGACCATCATGGTGATCTACGCGGGCTTCCGGGGCATAGACCTGAACAAGGTCAAGCTGGCACACACCTTTGGCGCCAGCCGCTGGCAGGTGCTGACCAAGGTGGTGCTGCCGGGCAGCGTTCCCACGCTGATCGCGGCCGTGAAGATGAATATCGGCCTGGCGCTGGTGGGGGTCATCGTGGGCGAGTTCCAGTCGGCGGATTCCGGCCTGGGCTTTCTCATCATGAACGGCAGCCAGGTGTTCAAGCTGAACATCGTCATGACGGCCATTGCCATCCTGGCCGTGATCTCCAGCGTGATGTACCTGATCGTCTACCGCATCGAAGCCGCCATCGCGCGGCGCTACGGATAAGGAGCCGCCATGGAATTCCCGCAATGGGTACAGGACCGCGTGATCGCCCGCCAGGGCTGCCTGCACCCCTATGATGAACTGCCCGCCGCCCGCCTCGCGGTGGTGGTGGTGGACATGCAGCAGTACTTCACGCTGCCCGGCTATCAGGGCGAATGCGCGCCGGCGCGCGCGATCATCGCCCCCATCAACCGCCTGTGCGACGCGGTGCGCGCCGCCGGCGGCACCATCGTCTGGGTGCAGACCGCCTCTGATAACGCCGACTTGTTCTGGTCGCACCACCACGGCGTGATGCTGACGCCGGAGCGCAGCGCCCGGCGCCTGGAAACGTTGCGCCGCGACGCCCCCGGATACGCGTTGCATCAAGACCTGCACGCGCACGACGCCGACCTGCGGGTGACCAAGCGCTTCTACAGCGCGATGGCGCCGGGATCGTCCGAGCTGGAGCCGCTGTTGCGCGGGCGTGGCGTGGACACGTTGTTGATCGCCGGCACGGTCACCAACGTGTGCTGCGAATCCACTGCGCGCGACGCGATGATGCGCGACTTCCGCACCATCATGGTGGACGATGCGCTGGCCGCGGTCACGCCGGCCGAGCACGAGCACGCGCTGCACGGCTGGATGCTGTTCTTCGGCGACGTGCTGTCGGTGGACGAGTCGATCGCCCGGCTCAAGCCGGCCCAGGCGGCCAGGAAGACCGCCTGAACGGGCCGGGTATCAGGACAGGTTCAGCCAGACCCGGCGCATCGTCGGGTCTTCCGGATCCGCGTCGTTGGTGAAGCCCAGGCTGGTCATCAGCGACAGCATGGGCCGGTTGGTCGACAGCACCAGGCCGTCGATGTATTCCAGCCCCTGCTCGCGCGCCGCGGCTATCAGCGCCGTCATCAGCTGGCGGCCCAGGCCGCGGCGCTGCCAGTCGTCGCCGATCACCAGGGCGTACTCCGCCCCCCTGCCGTCAGGATTGCGCAGGTAATGCGCGAAGCCCACCAGCACCTCTCGCGGATGGCCGCGGTTGGCGGGGTTGGGAACCTCCGTGGCGGCCACCAGGGCCAGCTCGCGGTGGTAGTCCACCTGCGTGTAGCGCGACACCATGCGCGGCGTCAGCTCGCGCATCATGGACACGAAGCGCATGTAGCGTGAACGTTCGGACAGGCCGCGAATGAACTCCTGCAAGGCCTCGCCGTCCTCGGGACGGATGGGGCGCAACACCCAAGGTATGCCGTCGGCGAAGCGGCGCACCTGCACCAGCCGGGCCGGATACGGGTGGATCGCCATATGCGGGTAGCCCGCGGTCTGCGGCGTTTCGCAGCCCGGCTTCTCGGTCAGCGTCATGCGCAGCCCGCCGGCGCGCAGATGGGTTTCGCCGGCGTATAGCGGATCGATGTCCAGGGACTCGATATCGGGTAGCTCCGACACCAGCTCGGACACCAGCACCACCGCCTGCTGCAACGCCTCGGCGGCCATGTGGCCGATGCGCGGCGCCAGCACCCGGCGCCACAGCCGGCTGCGCTCGATCAGTTGGCGCGCCAGGAAGCCGTTCAATGGCGGCAGGTCGACGCCGCGGTCGGACTGGGACAGCACGGCGTCGGGTCCGCCCGCGCCGAAGCGGATGACGGGGCCGAACTGCGGATCGCGCCGCACCCGGATCGCCATGGGGCGGGACTCCGGTTCGGCGGCCGCCACGTCCATGGGCGTATCGCGCAGCGGCACATAGAACAAGGCCAGCAGGCTGCGGATTTCGGAGGTGTTGAGTTCACGCCGGCATTCGGCGCGCACGCGCGCCAGGATCTCGCGGGCGGCCGCCAGGTCCGGCACGTGGCTGGCGGGCTCCGGCGGCTGCGTCTGCAGCAGCAGTTGCTGGTTGTAGTGATGGGTCGCCAGCACGCCGAAGGCGTCCGCGGCCGATTCGGGCGTGCGGAACGCCGAGGTGCCCGCGTCGTCCAGCATGCGCCGCAGCGGCCGCATGCCGGCGTCGCCCATGAAACAGGTGACGACCGGCTTTTTCGCCTTGGGCGCGATCTGCGCCAGCTCGCGCGCCACCGCCGGCATGTC includes these proteins:
- a CDS encoding ABC transporter permease; amino-acid sequence: MNAPVANTVPLRAVRAPSEKYLNYLRRDRARRRHIRIAQALLLVVFLCAWEILPRMHILNPLLTSYPSALWPTFIELWNNGNLGKHIMTTLSATLVGFGLSMAIGIVVAAALWWSDFLYKVLDPFLVVANAMPKIAFVPIFYLWLGSDYAVYGMAVAIAVFVTIMVIYAGFRGIDLNKVKLAHTFGASRWQVLTKVVLPGSVPTLIAAVKMNIGLALVGVIVGEFQSADSGLGFLIMNGSQVFKLNIVMTAIAILAVISSVMYLIVYRIEAAIARRYG
- a CDS encoding bifunctional acetate--CoA ligase family protein/GNAT family N-acetyltransferase, whose protein sequence is MLRHALAPMFEPASLVVVADRPLPAAVSLPPALKGKTTVVACEVGIAPELPDRLEGLAPGERPDLALVCVSPAVLPETLRRLSPLAPRSVILLPHELPDPYPRGTLALCRAWAKENRCELLGPRSFGAQRPHAGLNLSQHPVLARAGRVALLAQSRSIMAAVMDWAEDVHIGFSTAVSLGDEAVVGLSKVLDYLASDPRTDSIVLYLEDVGPAREFMSTLRAAASVKPVIVLKAGRADTDSADAIFDAALRRAGAVRVRYFVQLFSAVKVLGYTRRPKGRRVALISNGSGPPQLAMDLIGPDAAVLRAELAPATQRALAAMLEPDAATVNPVITFTPLTPERIRAMLDAVLDDAGVDGVLVLLAPDALADMPAVARELAQIAPKAKKPVVTCFMGDAGMRPLRRMLDDAGTSAFRTPESAADAFGVLATHHYNQQLLLQTQPPEPASHVPDLAAAREILARVRAECRRELNTSEIRSLLALFYVPLRDTPMDVAAAEPESRPMAIRVRRDPQFGPVIRFGAGGPDAVLSQSDRGVDLPPLNGFLARQLIERSRLWRRVLAPRIGHMAAEALQQAVVLVSELVSELPDIESLDIDPLYAGETHLRAGGLRMTLTEKPGCETPQTAGYPHMAIHPYPARLVQVRRFADGIPWVLRPIRPEDGEALQEFIRGLSERSRYMRFVSMMRELTPRMVSRYTQVDYHRELALVAATEVPNPANRGHPREVLVGFAHYLRNPDGRGAEYALVIGDDWQRRGLGRQLMTALIAAAREQGLEYIDGLVLSTNRPMLSLMTSLGFTNDADPEDPTMRRVWLNLS
- a CDS encoding isochorismatase family cysteine hydrolase; this encodes MEFPQWVQDRVIARQGCLHPYDELPAARLAVVVVDMQQYFTLPGYQGECAPARAIIAPINRLCDAVRAAGGTIVWVQTASDNADLFWSHHHGVMLTPERSARRLETLRRDAPGYALHQDLHAHDADLRVTKRFYSAMAPGSSELEPLLRGRGVDTLLIAGTVTNVCCESTARDAMMRDFRTIMVDDALAAVTPAEHEHALHGWMLFFGDVLSVDESIARLKPAQAARKTA